A portion of the Phyllopteryx taeniolatus isolate TA_2022b chromosome 15, UOR_Ptae_1.2, whole genome shotgun sequence genome contains these proteins:
- the ttc28 gene encoding tetratricopeptide repeat protein 28 isoform X2, producing the protein MMKWQPRGKAYFRQAVALQHLGRHGDALAAFASGVAQDPKSLQLLTGMVEAAMKSPLRESLAPTYRQLCAMKLERSPFMVVSLIGQELLTHGFHAAAAEALEAALQIGTCSLKMRGSVFSALSAAYWSLGYTEKSLDYIQQDLDVARTLGDQTGECRAHGNLGSAFFSKGRYREALANHRQQLVLAMKLKHKEGASDALGALGHVYTAIGDYPNALASHKQCVALARKNGCQLSEARQLGNMGAVYTAMGDATGALRCHQQHLDIAEALDDRREEARAYSNLGSAYHSQRDYDKAVSYHRRVLKLAQELGDRTVEMRAYAGLGHAARCMQDLEAALRYHRQQLESSEELQDAAARGRASSNLGIIHQMRGDYKVALKLHKAHLTCAQELGDYAAQGRAYGNMGNAYHALGLYEQAVGFHRQELNISLEVNDRASQASTHGNLAVAYQALGAPEQALQHYLHHLTISRELCDVQSEARALANLGNFHCCRGDYTQAVPYYQQYLLLAPSLQDLEGEGKVCHNLAYAHFCLGQYQEAIRYYEQDLALAKDLQDKLAQAKAYCNLGLAHKALGEFRRAEECQRYLLQIAQALENTQAIFRALGNLGDVCVCLGDLQGANRFYQQQLSLAQNLVDNKMEADAYSALGSVHRLLGQLDTSLSFHSQELTLRKDLGDHRGECHALGRLAGVHMALGDYGTTLLCYEAQLGLAQRLNDARLEARVHGNMGIAKMNMGHFEEAIGFLEQQLAMLQQVSSREGILDRGKAYGNLADCYDALGDFEEAIQCYDKALTVAQSLKQVQDQEKAYRGLGNAHRSVGNLQQALVCLEKRLVLAHEMGGAAGGKAQAYGELGDLHSQLGNYEQALTCLEHQLGIARSTGDESLEAQASDSLGGVYQLMADYMTARQWHQRALDMAEQKGCVRNQTRAYGNLGVTYEALGNYERALVFQEQHLSMAAQTNDLVAKTLAFGSLGRVHHALANYTQAVMYLQEGLRLAEQLARREDEAKLRHRLGLSLWADGNLEEAQHQLYRASILFESIRREMRHSPDYKLSLFDLQSSSYQALQRVLVSLGRHEEALSIAERARTRAFADLLVERQKGRQRPEGSDQYAPVTVEHIRETVNSLKAMVLYFSVVGGFLYSWLLAPGSGIVKFNQARVGADAPEFQDNGWSSLDGGQLSLEQYICNAREVLGVDGYLSRLHAGSETESEAGDVPELYFDELSEKLSSDDDPSGYLRMVSRNNIFNRSCRSVSSINSVSSAKDGSSSPSCRQGIERSPLSALYDLLIAPMEAALLHSSGPAGQQRQLVLVLEGDLYLVPFASLKGSSSNEFLYEMFSLLCVPSLASLQASGKRSHAGDPSPCWDGGSVSAVVGAPLLPPGLMRRWLWGPLPSARDEALRLGEQLGCRPLTGVNATKEGALAALTRAQCVHFATHVSWKLAALVLAPGRERAAAQEEEGGRQMMASSAARKHRGKKACEDEDSECESACSGPPLGDFLLTAADILERNLSVKLVVLRSFPECGVRVTCDGLSGLTGALLSAGVGCVCVSLWPTPPPASKLFMRTFYAALLNGAPCSAALNDAMRMLHNNKDFAHPSNWAGYLLIGGDVKVSGPESVARQALAEVLRHADRARDALRVLLHLVEKSLQRIHSGHNNAMYTSQRSVDNKVGGVPGWRSLLSALGFRLDLGGSGLPAAVFFPTSDPGERLRRCSLTMQALLGLSAAAFQALCKLLSAPEAGEQLVRKLHQVLPQLPSADGERDRPSAAVQTSLSVRVWRLPGCHEFLAALGFDLCEVGREEVLLKTGKQASRRAINFALQSLLVLFDSTDLPNDVSVSSSSSLESLSSSPSASQPPSFPASPPRPSSPSAICRDALSGDAISVYSLSSLTSSLSFLPRPEPAGSDVDSQRSRPQEGAETPGRSRRTTDQSKGEAGDEDYQGYAIISSEPLGLGDFDAPPAGHHHTRGGDREMEGGGGSATTSTSVSPKKAPPPKVPPKPQHKQEISSPQRSVPAGKGKTCSSESDRSSTETDSTVKSQEERSMPPGQLDPQELARKILEETQGHMRAVESLQRAAGRRSLSTPTTPILSRGARAFQPSETSAFSRPPSRTSLGALPLSPLLPRPPCRSSSLQKLVPSSSPKRLTSLDKESHLKPSSGSESQRKPPGRESRVGPSTGRQSHLTPSSSIEPHLRPSAGSESKVKPFHSKSHLRPSTGREPNFKPSPGSESHLKLSLIPSPSPRAVPRPKSFKAARQHEGASPASLLPGKKMSTVKKDVLGLLDLSPRREPTEGLDHVHRVDTKAPAASKPPKRTKFPAGYKFLAGHFFPSSKC; encoded by the exons ATGATGAAATGGCAACCCCGCGGGAAG GCCTACTTCCGCCAGGCGGTGGCGCTGCAGCACCTCGGTCGCCACGGAGATGCCCTGGCAGCGTTTGCCTCGGGCGTGGCCCAGGACCCCAAGAGTCTGCAGCTCCTTACGGGAATGGTGGAGGCCGCCATGAAGTCGCCCCTCAGAG AGTCTCTGGCACCTACCTACCGTCAGCTGTGCGCCATGAAACTGGAGCGCAGCCCCTTCATGGTGGTGTCACTGATTGGCCAGGAGCTGCTGACACATGGATtccacgccgccgccgcagAAGCGCTGGAGGCGGCGCTGCAGATCGGCACATGCTCGCTGAAGATGCGTGGCTCCGTCTTCTCGGCGCTCAGCGCGGCGTACTGGTCACTAGGCTACACAGAGAAGAGCCTGGACTACATACAGCAGGACCTGGATGTGGCCCGCACCTTAG GTGATCAGACGGGTGAATGCCGTGCCCATGGCAACCTTGGCTCCGCCTTCTTCTCCAAAGGCAGATATCGAGAGGCGCTGGCCAATCACAGGCAACAACTGGTTCTGGCCATGAAGCTCAAGCACAAAGAG GGAGCGTCCGACGCCCTCGGCGCTTTGGGCCATGTGTACACGGCCATCGGCGACTACCCCAACGCGCTAGCCAGCCACAAGCAGTGTGTCGCGCTGGCCAGAAAAAATGGTTGCCAGCTCTCAGAGGCCCGCCAGCTGGGCAACATGGGTGCCGTGTACACCGCCATGGGGGACGCCACCGGCGCACTGCGGTGCCACCAGCAACATTTGGATATCGCTGAG GCTCTGGATGACCGGCGCGAGGAAGCTCGTGCCTACAGCAACCTGGGCAGCGCCTACCACTCTCAGCGTGACTACGACAAAGCCGTGTCCTACCACAGGCGAGTTCTCAAGCTGGCTCAGGAGCTTGGAGACCGCACTGTGGAGATGAGGGCCTACGCCGGCCTGGGACACGCCGCCCGATGCATGCAG GACCTGGAGGCGGCGCTGCGGTACCACCGACAGCAGCTGGAAAGTTCCGAGGAGCTGCAGGACGCAGCGGCCCGAGGCCGAGCCTCTTCCAACTTGG GCATCATCCATCAGATGAGGGGCGACTACAAGGTAGCCCTGAAGCTCCACAAGGCCCACCTGACCTGTGCCCAGGAGCTAGGTGACTACGCCGCCCAGGGGAGGGCCTACGGCAACATGGGCAACGCTTACCACGCCCTGGGCCTCTACGAGCAAGCTGTGGGCTTCCATCGCCAGGAATTGAACATCTCCCTGGAG GTGAATGACCGTGCGTCCCAGGCCTCCACGCATGGCAATCTGGCGGTGGCCTACCAGGCGCTAGGTGCTCCGGAGCAGGCCCTCCAGCACTACCTGCACCACCTGACCATCTCACGGGAGCTTTGTGACGTTCAAAGTGAAGCGAGAGCTTTAG CAAACTTGGGCAACTTCCATTGCTGCAGAGGTGACTACACGCAGGCGGTGCCGTACTACCAGCAGTACTTGCTTCTGGCTCCCAGCCTTCAGGACCTGGAGGGTGAGGGAAAAGTTTGCCACAACCTCGCGTATGCCCACTTCTGCCTGGGACAGTACCAAGAGGCCATCAG ATACTACGAGCAGGACCTGGCCTTGGCCAAGGACCTGCAGGACAAGTTGGCCCAGGCCAAAGCTTACTGTAACCTGGGCCTCGCCCACAAAGCCTTGGGGGAGTTCAGGAGAGCAGAAGAATGTCAGAGATATCTGCTCCAGATAGCACAAGCTTTGGAGAACACACAG gCTATCTTCAGGGCTTTGGGCAACCTTGgagatgtttgtgtttgtctgggAGATCTTCAGGGAGCCAACCGCTTCTACCAGCAGCAGTTATCTTTAGCTCAGAATCTCGTGGATAACAAGATGGAGGCGGATGCCTACTCAGCTCTAGGATCAGTTCACAG GTTGCTTGGCCAGCTGGACACATCCTTGTCCTTCCACAGCCAGGAGCTGACCCTGCGCAAGGATCTTGGCGACCATCGGGGGGAGTGCCACGCCCTGGGTCGCCTGGCCGGCGTACACATGGCCCTGGGAGACTACGGCACAACCCTGCTGTGCTACGAGGCTCAGCTGGGTCTGGCGCAACGGCTCAACGACGCCCGCCTGGAGGCCCGGGTCCACGGGAACATGGGCATCGCCAAGATGAACATGGGCCACTTTGAGGAGGCCATTGGCTTCTTGGAGCAGCAGCTAGCCATGTTGCAGCAGGTGAGCTCCAGGGAGGGCATCCTGGATCGCGGAAAGGCTTACGGTAACCTTGCAGACTGTTACGACGCCCTGGGAGACTTTGAGGAGGCAATTCAGTGCTATGACAAGGCCCTGACGGTGGCTcaaagtctcaagcaagtccagGACCAGGAGAAAGCCTACAGAGGACTTGGCAATGCTCACAG GTCTGTGGGCAACCTCCAGCAAGCTTTGGTGTGCTTGGAGAAGCGGCTGGTGTTGGCCCACGAGATGGGCGGAGCGGCAGGTGGGAAGGCACAGGCCTACGGCGAACTGGGCGACCTgcacagtcagctgggaaacTACGAGCAGGCCTTGACCTGCCTGGAGCACCAACTCGGCATCGCTCGCTCAACCGGG GATGAATCTCTGGAAGCGCAGGCCAGCGACTCACTCGGTGGAGTTTACCAATTGATGGCCGACTACATGACAGCGCGGCAGTGGCACCAAAGAGCTCTGGACATGGCGGAACAGAAGGGCTGCGTGAGGAACCAAACCCGAGCCTACGGAAACCTAGGAGTGACCTACGAGGCTCTGGGCAACTACGAGAGGGCCCTGGTTTTCCAGGAGCAGCACCTTAGCATGGCGGCACAGACCAACGACTTGGTGGCCAAAACGTTGGCATTCGGGAGCCTGGGGAGGGTACACCACGCACTGGCCAACTACACGCAGGCCGTGATGTACCTGCAGGAAG GACTGCGCCTGGCCGAGCAGTTGGCTCGCAGAGAAGACGAGGCCAAGCTACGCCACCGTCTCGGCTTGTCTCTGTGGGCTGATGGAAACCTGGAGGAGGCCCAGCACCAG CTGTACCGAGCATCGATTCTCTTTGAGAGTATTCGTCGCGAGATGCGGCACAGTCCAGACTACAAGCTCTCCCTCTTTGACCTGCAGAGCAGCTCGTACCAGGCTCTCCAGAGAGTCCTTGTCAGCCTCG GGCGCCACGAGGAGGCGCTCTCCATAGCGGAGCGAGCCCGAACGCGGGCCTTCGCCGACCTTCTGGTGGAACGTCAGAAAGGACGCCAGCGGCCGGAAGGCTCAGACCAGTACGCTCCTGTTACGGTGGAGCACATTAGGGAGACTGTCAACTCCCTGAAGGCCATGGTGCTATACTTCTCAGTGGTGGGAGGCTTCCTGTACAGCTGGCTTCTGGCTCCTGGTTCAG GCATCGTCAAATTCAACCAGGCCCGTGTGGGAGCTGATGCGCCAGAGTTCCAAGACAACGGTTGGAGCTCGTTGGACGGCGGTCAACTTTCTCTGGAGCAGTACATCTGCAACGCTAGAGAGGTTCTGGGAGTTGACGGATACCTCAGCAG GCTTCATGCGGGCAGCGAGACGGAGAGCGAAGCGGGAGACGTTCCGGAGCTATACTTTGACGAGCTCAGCGAAAAACTGAGCTCAGATGACGACCCCAGCGGCTACCTGCGCATGGTATCTAGGAACAACATCTTCAACAG AAGCTGCCGCAGCGTGAGCAGCATCAACAGCGTTTCTTCGGCGAAGGACGGCTCGTCTTCTCCTTCCTGCCGGCAGGGTATCGAACGTTCTCCTCTCAGCGCCCTCTACGACTTGCTCATTGCGCCGATGGAGGCG GCCCTGCTGCACAGCAGCGGTCCAGCGGGCCAACAACGGCAGCTGGTCCTGGTCCTGGAGGGCGACTTGTACCTGGTGCCCTTCGCCTCGCTCAAAGGCAGCTCGTCCAACGAGTTCCTCTACGAGATGTTCAGTCTGCTTTGCGTGCCCTCGTTAGCGAGCCTGCAAGCTTCCGGGAAGCGTTCCCACGCCGGTGACCCCTCGCCCTGCTGGGACGGTGGCTCCGTGTCCGCCGTGGTGGGGGCGCCCCTCCTGCCACCCGGCCTGATGCGGCGCTGGTTGTGGGGGCCGCTGCCTTCTGCCCGGGATGAGGCTCTGCGGCTGGGGGAGCAGCTGGGGTGTCGCCCGCTCACCGGCGTCAACGCCACAAAGGAAGGTGCCCTCGCCGCCCTCACTCGGGCGCAGTGCGTTCACTTTGCCACTCACGTTTCCTGGAAGCTTGCCGCCCTGGTGCTCGCCCCGGGTCGGGAACGAGCCGCCgcccaggaggaggagggggggcgGCAGATGATGGCTTCAAGTGCGGCGCGCAAACATAGAGGGAAGAAGGCTTGTGAGGATGAGGACAGCGAATGTGAGAGCGCGTGCAGCGGTCCGCCGCTTGGAGATTTCCTCCTCACCGCGGCGGATATCTTGGAGCGCAACCTGAGCGTCAAGCTGGTGGTCCTCAG GTCGTTCCCCGAGTGTGGCGTCCGGGTGACGTGTGACGGCTTGTCGGGCCTGACAGGAGCCCTGCTGTCGGCGGGCGTCggatgcgtgtgcgtgtctctGTGGCCGACTCCGCCCCCCGCCTCCAAACTCTTCATGCGGACCTTCTACGCGGCACTGCTCAATGGCGCCCCCTGCAGCGCCGCGCTCAATGACGCCATGAGGATGCTACACAACAACAAGGACTTCGCACACCCCTCAAACTGGGCAG GTTACCTTCTGATCGGCGGCGACGTGAAGGTGAGCGGCCCCGAGTCCGTGGCGCGAcaggccttggcggaggtcctCCGGCACGCCGACAGGGCCAGGGACGCCCTGAGGGTCCTTCTCCACCTG GTGGAGAAGTCTTTGCAGCGCATTCACAGCGGCCACAACAACGCCATGTATACGTCGCAGCGCAGTGTCGACAATaag GTCGGCGGTGTTCCCGGGTGGCGATCCCTGCTGTCGGCGTTGGGTTTCCGTTTGGACCTCGGCGGTTCGGGCCTCCCCGCCGCCGTCTTCTTCCCCACGTCGGACCCTGGAGAACGGCTGCGACGTTGCAGCCTCACCATGCAGGCCCTGCTGG gtcTGAGCGCTGCAGCATTTCAGGCTCTTTGCAAACTGCTGTCAGCACCTGAAGCGGGAGAGCAGCTCGTACGCAAG CTCCACCAGGTGCTGCCGCAGCTGCCGTCGGCCGACGGCGAGCGCGACCGGCCATCGGCCGCCGTCCAAACCTCCCTCAGCGTGCGCGTGTGGAGGCTGCCGGGCTGCCACGAGTTCCTCGCCGCGCTGG GGTTCGATCTGTGCGAGGTGGGTCGGGAGGAGGTTCTGTTGAAGACGGGGAAGCAGGCCAGCAGGCGCGCCATCAACTTCGCCCTTCAGTCTCTCCTGGTACTCTTTG ACTCCACGGATCTTCCCAATGATGTCAGCGTGTCCAGCTCCTCCTCTCTGGAGTCTCTCTCGTCCTCCCCGTCGGCATCTCAGCCGCCGTCTTTTCCCGCCTCGCCGCCTCGTCCGTCCTCCCCATCCGCCATCTGCCGGGACGCGCTGTCCGGCGACGCCATCTCCGTCTACAGCCTCAGCTCGCTCACCTCCTCCCTCAGCTTCCTGCCGCGGCCCGAGCCCGCGGGAAGCGACGTCGACAGTCAGCGCTCGCGGCCCCAGGAGGGGGCGGAGACGCCTGGCCGCTCCAGGCGAACGACCGATCAGAGCAAAGGGGAGGCGGGCGATGAGGACTACCAGGGCTACGCCATCATCAGCAGCGAACCTCTCGGGCTCGGGGACTTTGACGCACCACCCGCAGGACACCACCACACCAGGGGTGGCGACAGGGAAATGGAGGGCGGAGGAGGGTCCGCCACCACTTCCACGTCAGTGTCTCCGAAAAAAGCGCCACCGCCAAAAGTTCCCCCCAAGCCGCAACACAAACAGGAAAT TTCATCTCCACAGAGGAGCGTGCCGGCAGGCAAAGGGAAGACCTGCAGCTCCGAGTCAGACCGCTCGAGCACGGAGACCGACAGCACCGTCAAGTCCCAGGAGGAGCGGAGCATGCCGCCGGGACAACTGGACCCCCAGGAGCTGGCCCGCAAGATCCTGGAGGAGACCCAGGGCCACATGCGAGCCGTGGAGAGCCTGCAGAGGGCCGCCGGTCGGCGCTCTCTCTCGACACCCACCACCCCGATTCTGAGCAGGGGTGCGCGGGCCTTTCAGCCCTCTGAGACCAGCGCCTTCAGCAGACCCCCAAGTAGGACGAGTCTCGGCGCTCTGCCCCTCAGTCCTCTCTTGCCCAGACCACCTTGCCGCTCCTCCTCCCTGCAGAAGCTCGTGCCGTCCTCATCTCCCAAACGTCTCACCTCACTTGACAAAGAGTCCCACCTCAAACCTTCATCTGGCAGCGAGTCGCAACGAAAACCACCTGGCAGAGAGTCTCGCGTCGGACCTTCAACTGGGAGACAGTCCCACCTTACACCTTCATCTTCCATTGAGCCCCATCTCAGACCTTCAGCTGGCAGCGAGTCCAAAGTCAAACCATTTCACAGCAAGTCCCACCTCAGACCTTCAACTGGCAGAGAGCCCAACTTCAAACCTTCACCTGGCAGCGAGTCCCACCTCAAACTCTCCCTCATCCCTTCCCCCTCCCCCAGGGCCGTTCCCCGACCCAAAAGCTTCAAGGCGGCCCGCCAACACGAGGGTGCGTCCCCCGCCAGCCTTCTTCCGGGAAAGAAAATGAGCACAGTGAAAAAAGATGTTCTCGGTTTGCTGGACCTCTCGCCGCGACGTGAGCCCACCGAGGGTCTGGATCATGTCCACCGCGTGGACACCAAAGCACCCGCCGCTTCCAAACCTCCAAAACGCACCAAATTTCCTGCTGGCTACAAATTTCTAGCAGGGcattttttcccttcttctAAGTGTTGA